In the Desulfatiglans anilini DSM 4660 genome, one interval contains:
- a CDS encoding tetratricopeptide repeat protein: MHYHLDFPSNARARPTPCRKGRSGAGPLLQLGKTLSRLIVDQEEMMHPLKPAAQPGRRLGRPFPGAALFLALALTLLGGCETVPTQAVPARTEAVPAAPEKTAPEPSPDPVSKYPGAGDPVLRRKGSDPLREAYSSFAMAALAEAAGRYDQAARYIAEALKHDPDSVYLNMKMALLLKEMNRPQEALPYARKTLVDDPSQTEPLILLGDLHRMLGDEKQAAQAYESVLRVDPGDQRVRFLLATLFIRTGNYSRALEHLDLILTEKPGLTLAHYYKGRVYLEMEEFQEAEESFQNALQFNEFFEPALFDLGTLYQMTGRDVQAVSMYETLLSAYPENSAARERLANLYFKLGLNEKAEQQLEQIKAHSEPGELGRQSLGLIYLKQGRLDESIEELKMILMAWPDDEKTAYYLATAYEEKGDFEEAAKYFARIKPQSTYYTNARLHMAFMMENGGEYLKAADLLRDALRYSPQPELYIMLSTMLEKAGQVQEAEQAVRQGLDRDPEHIDLIYRLGVLLDKQGDKTACLEEMQRILRIDPEHADALNYIGYTYAEQGIRLDEALELIERALEIKPESGYIMDSLGWVYFQKGLYQAAIQYLQRAAELEPNDPTIHEHLGDAYFRERLFDEALKSYEKALSLGPSDRPSLEEKILQTKALIGR; this comes from the coding sequence AGAAGAGATGATGCATCCACTGAAACCCGCTGCGCAACCCGGCCGCCGGCTCGGCCGACCTTTTCCCGGTGCGGCGCTCTTTCTGGCCCTCGCCCTGACCCTCCTGGGCGGATGCGAGACAGTGCCGACCCAAGCCGTCCCTGCCCGGACCGAGGCCGTTCCTGCGGCTCCCGAAAAGACGGCGCCCGAACCATCGCCGGATCCCGTCTCCAAATATCCCGGTGCGGGCGATCCTGTGCTCCGGAGAAAAGGCTCAGACCCATTGAGGGAGGCGTACTCCTCATTTGCCATGGCCGCCCTCGCCGAGGCCGCCGGCCGGTATGACCAGGCGGCCCGTTACATTGCGGAGGCTCTGAAACATGATCCGGACTCCGTGTATCTGAACATGAAAATGGCCCTCCTGCTCAAAGAGATGAATCGCCCGCAGGAGGCCCTGCCCTATGCCCGGAAGACCTTGGTAGACGACCCGAGCCAGACGGAGCCCTTGATCCTGCTTGGGGACCTGCACAGAATGCTGGGGGACGAGAAACAGGCGGCACAGGCTTATGAAAGCGTGCTGCGGGTCGATCCGGGGGATCAGAGGGTGCGTTTTCTGCTCGCAACCCTTTTCATCCGCACGGGCAACTATTCCAGGGCCCTGGAACATCTCGATCTGATTCTCACTGAAAAACCGGGTCTCACCCTCGCCCATTATTATAAGGGGCGGGTCTATCTCGAAATGGAGGAGTTCCAGGAAGCCGAGGAGTCCTTCCAGAACGCCTTGCAGTTCAACGAGTTCTTCGAGCCCGCCCTGTTCGACCTGGGGACGCTCTACCAGATGACCGGGCGCGATGTCCAGGCGGTTTCCATGTACGAAACGCTGCTGTCGGCCTATCCCGAAAACAGCGCCGCACGCGAACGGCTGGCGAACCTCTATTTCAAGCTCGGACTCAACGAAAAGGCCGAACAGCAGTTGGAGCAGATCAAGGCCCACTCCGAACCCGGTGAACTCGGACGCCAATCCCTCGGTTTGATCTACTTGAAACAGGGGAGGCTGGACGAATCGATCGAAGAGCTCAAAATGATCCTTATGGCCTGGCCCGACGATGAAAAGACGGCCTATTACCTCGCGACCGCATACGAAGAGAAGGGTGATTTTGAGGAGGCTGCAAAATATTTCGCCAGGATCAAACCCCAATCGACCTATTACACCAATGCTCGCCTGCATATGGCCTTCATGATGGAAAACGGAGGGGAATACCTGAAGGCCGCCGATCTGCTCCGGGATGCCTTGCGCTATTCACCGCAGCCCGAGCTGTACATCATGTTGAGCACCATGCTCGAAAAGGCAGGGCAGGTGCAGGAAGCGGAGCAGGCGGTACGCCAGGGCCTCGACCGAGATCCGGAGCACATCGATCTGATTTACCGGCTCGGCGTCCTGCTCGACAAACAGGGGGACAAAACCGCCTGCCTCGAAGAAATGCAGCGGATCCTGCGCATCGACCCCGAGCATGCCGACGCACTCAACTACATCGGCTACACCTATGCCGAACAGGGAATCCGGCTCGATGAGGCGCTGGAATTGATTGAAAGGGCGCTCGAGATCAAACCCGAAAGCGGCTATATCATGGACAGCCTGGGCTGGGTCTACTTCCAAAAAGGCCTCTACCAGGCGGCGATCCAATACCTTCAGAGGGCCGCGGAACTGGAACCCAATGACCCGACGATCCATGAACACCTCGGGGACGCCTATTTCCGCGAACGGCTTTTTGACGAGGCCCTGAAAAGTTATGAAAAGGCTCTTTCCCTGGGGCCCTCGGACAGGCCGAGTCTCGAAGAGAAGATCCTTCAGACCAAGGCCCTGATAGGAAGATAA